The DNA region ctatgaacaaatccctatgcacactgcacatatcttattttaaagtaaaaaaacaaaacgggaacaaatacaatatttaaaataaagaacaagtaaatttaaatcaacaaactgaccagtatttcaatgggaactacgggcctgcttttggctaatgagatggtcaatgggcttctctcactgaccaccaatgaaagaggtgccccttccggaagtgcggtgggggccggataaatggcttcagggggccgcatgtggcccgcgggccatagtttggggacccctgctctacaccctaGTTTGGGATCTAGATTTGAGCTCTTTCTGAGAATCCTGGGGCAGAAAGTAGTATGCAAGCAGCCAGGACGGTTACTGAACAACTGGCTAAGCCCCCACAGAAATAAGACCAGGAAGGAGTTCAGAATGGTTCTGGATGGGGACAGGGCCCTGACCTTTAAGCAATGGTCAGAATAGGCCAGCCAGGGAAGTTTGGACTGAGAGATATGACAGGACCACGCTGACCTTGCCCATCAGTCTCTTCACCCTGATTCTCTTCTTTAGGTGCGTGATGACAGTCTTCTCTCTTCAGAAGAGGAGGGCAAGAATAGGTAAGTAGTGAGGAGGGCCAGTGACCAGGACTGATTCTGGGCCCAGGCCCTCCTGGCGCATCTGCTCCTCTCTTTGCTTCAGGGAACGCCCCGTATATGGCCGGGACAGTGCCTACCAGAACATCGCACACTACCGCCCTGCTTCTAACGTCTCCAGAAGCTCCCTGAGCCTGTCCTATtatcccacctcctcctccacctcttctgggtTATCTTCCTCATCTTCCCCACCCTCATGGCTCACCCGCCGTGCTATTCGGCCAGAAAAGCAGGCCCCTGGAGCTGGTGTGGGCCAGGACCGCCAGGTCCCACTCTGGGGCCAGTTGCTCCTTTTCTTGGTTTTTGCTGCCTTCTTGCTCTTGGTGTATTACTCCATGCAGCCTGAGGATGGCAACCCCTTTCAGATGGAGCCCTAAGGGTCTGGCTGGCTTTGTGGCCAGCTGCTCTTAGAAGTCTTGGCCAATTGCCTTAGtgtttgctgggggtgggggtgggggtttttCTCTGTGTTCTAGCTTGGGGGTGCTGGACCTGGCCTGGGGCAGTGCTTGCTACCCCTGTCTTGTGCTGCCTTGTCCTGCCTCATCCTGCCTTGTCCTGCCAGGGAGGCAGCAGACCCAGGCCCTCGACATCATGGTGTGCCTGGGTAAGCCTTCCTCTGGAGTCTCCTGACCCTGCTTGCCTATGACCCTTAGGGCCCAGGAGGGCAAGACCTTTCTCCTGGAGAGGAGAACATAGTTGTCATCGCATGCCTCCTGTTCTTGTCACCTTGTTGGGGGATTAACCAAAGGCCACCCTGACTTTTGTTTTCGTGGACACAATAAAAAGACCATTTATTTTTAACGTGTGGGCTCTtcctgctgggggaggggttgggctCCTCTGCTTGGGGCCCATACCCTGGGTTTCCAGGATCGCCACTTGACTCTGTTGGTTCTCCCTTCTTGCTTTGGGTTTGGGGTAGGGATCACATTCTACCTACACATGCGTTTGTGCTTTGCTTGTGGGGTCCACTCCCAGACCTCTtgtaactacagtgtgtccgtaaagtcatggtgcacttttgaccggtcacaggaaagcaacaaaagacgatagaaatgtgaaatctgcaccaaataaaaggaaaaccctccaagtttcgtacctattcagtgcagtttgatgtgggctcacgcacagattttttagggttccttaggtagctatcccgtatagcctctacagactcatcactgactgatggcctaccagaacggggtttctctaccaaactgccggtttccttcaactgcttatcccactgagtaatgttattcctatgtggtggcgcttcgttataaacgcgctgatattcgcgttgcactttggtcatggattcgaatttagcgagccacagaacacactgaactttcctctactGTCCACGTCTCGACTGGCattggccgtgggctgctccgctgtatacatggtgttacgtcatcatctgcgcatgtgcacatgctgccacattctacagaaactgggagggttttccttttatttggtgcagatttcacatttctatcgtcttttgttgctttcctgtgaccggtcaaaagtgcaccatgactttacggacacactgtacttacgAAAATAACTGCTGTACCATCGGATGTGAAAAGCCCAGTTGGAAATGCAGGTGAGGCTGCTGCATGCATAATGCTGGCTGTGGATGCTTTAACCAGGAAGAGCTGACACCAACCTCAGTGTTTAAGGGCAGCATGTGCTCGGTGGACCTTTTTTTCCTATAAAGCCACTTGTTTAATGATATGGGGAAGGTTCCCAGTACTCTGAAATGCCCCATCACCTCTGGGTAATCCTATTCTTCAACTGACTATATTTTTATGTTCAGGTTTTCTGTCCTAGTTATTTCATAATCTTAGAATTTTACATGTACATTTTTAAGTGAGTACTAAGGAAACCCAGGGTAGAATGCCATGTGAGGCTATTCATCCTGTTGGTACACTTTCAGCAAAGCTTGGGGAAGCATGGAGGGGCTGACATCTGCTCCATGCAGGCAGTTGGGAAGCAGAGATGAGTCCAGGGCTTCTAGAACAGGTTGGGCCTTGGCATCAGTCCGTTTCACCTCTGACTGGCTCCTTGCTACAGGTGGTATGACTCATCAGATGCCAGACTCTCACCTGGCACAGTGCCCGTGCAGCACCAGCATGTGCACCCTGGGCTCCTGAGCCTTTGGGGCTCTCAGTGTCTGGCCACGGCAAGCTCGGATCTGGGCCGAGACTGGGACGCACTTACCCTCAGCTCCTGGCCATTTCTCTTTGCTGCATCCTAGTCTCTCCccacattttttatgtttttctaaaagTAATACATGCTTTTTGTacatttagaatataaaaaagaatgaaagaaatgaattgCCTCTATTTTTCTCATCACTCCCGCAGCTGCAGCCTCCCATATTTGCTGCAAGCCACTCTTGCCTGGCTTGTCCCCCAGTGCACAGCCACCTGTGGCACGGACTCCCCAGACCTGCGGACTGCCCCTCAGCATCTCAGTGCAAGGGCTCAGCCCTGGTGCTCTATGGCGGGCGGTAGACAAGGGCAGGAAATGCAGCATCATCACTGACAATAGGGCTGATGATCGCATCAGATGAGCCTGTATGGGGGAGGAACAGAACAAGTAGGCAGGTAACTAGTGCACCAGGACCCCAGAGGGGCAAGGTGACACAGCTGGTTTCAACAACTGATCCCTAATCAAGTATGTCAGGAGGGACCCCCCACAAGCACTACCTGGGACTGCAGTTACGCTGGAGAGGTAAGTAGAGCCTAGCAAAACCCCATGTCAGGTCTGGGGAAGTGGCAAGGTTGACATGCCAAGGCTCTGGAGTAGCTGGGGTGTAGAAAAGGGACAGCGTGAGAGGGAGGGAAGCTGGGCTTGGGACATCCCAAGGAAGAGGAGAGATGGCTCTGGTCTCTCATTTGTTTCACCAAACGGGAAAGCTAGGTAGTTAAGCTTGCCAACCACGGTCGTGTCCGGCATGAGAAAAGAGGCAACACCCATGTGACACAGTTTCCCCCTTTTCATTAATTTGTTCCCCAAGGGCAACCATATCCATCACCATGTGCCAGATGGATTGCTGAGggctctcagccaagggacttcgGGCCCCCTGCCCCAGGGGTCTGAGGACACCCCAGCCCAGGGAATCCTGATAGCTCCTCAGAAGCCCAGATTTCCCCAAGGACTCCCTCTCAGGCTTGGTCTCACTCCCCAGGGCTTCCTGAGACCCTGGAGTGCTCTTGTACTGCCTCCAGTCATCCCGAGGGCTGTGCACACCCTCACTCCCATGCTTCACAGCCAAACCCCAGAGCTTGGGAGCCCTATAAGGGTACTTCACTGGTCCCTAGTGCTCTGGGTACCCCAACCTAAAGGTTTCGAGGGCTCTCTGGACCCCCAAGGGAAGCCCAGACTTGAAGGCATCCACCTGGTATTTTCCAGGGCTCTAGGACTTCCCTTCCTTGAGAACTCCAAGGGGATCCTCCTCCCGAAAGCCCCCTAGGGCTCTGGGTCGCCCCTCCATGCAGAAACCCAGGGCTCATGTAGTCCCACTCCCCAGGACTCAGGCCCATCATCcacattccccttccctcccaaATGCTCCACCAGTGCAGAAGACACAGCAGGGGGCAGCAGTGGACTGTGGTGCAGCAGGTCATGGTTCCGCTTCCATTGGGGGTACCACCTGAGCAGGACTCTGTTGGGGAGCTGAACTGTATCCTGGAAGTGGGGGGTGGGTACAGGGAGGAGTGAGTGCCCGTGCTGGTGGGGCAAAGGGTTGAGCCGAGAAGCACCACTCCTGACCACCATGAACTTGGTCCTCCTGACAGGCTCAGGGGAAGCGAGGACAGCACAGGGCAGGTCCAGAGGTGCCCTGGCCTTGAACCCCAGGCTGCACAATAGCCAGGTGTCAAGTGAGAGAGGGTGCCTATTAAGCCAGTGGGGTTccagcaccaaccacgcagcctCCAAGAggatagcctaaggcaggggtctcaaacttgcggcctgacggccgcatgcagcccgccgaacaattttgtgcggcccgcagactaatctacgaagttcaaaatataaatattaaataaggcATGCACATCCTGTGGCTTCATGAGGATTGACCACCAGGGGCTCTGAAAGCCTTAAAGGACTGGAAAGTAACACTGGATTTTCACCATTACTGTACCTGGAGCTGGACTGCTGGCCTAGGCCTCAGTCCCTTCAAGGCTGACATCCGAGAGGCACCGCAGGACTTCCATCCAGACAGGGTAAAGGGCACATGCTGCTGGCCTGGGTCTGGGCTGACTGGGTCCGGACCCTGGGCTGCTATCACTAGCATTGTGTTCCCGCCACTCTGTGCATGTGGTCCCCTGAGATCTGGGTGGCCTCCCAACAGGTAAAGGCACGTGGCCCTGGGTTGGAGAAGACAGGCGTGGCTGTCAACAAACCAGCAGAGTTCACCGTGGATGCTAAGCACGGCGGGAAGGCCCCTCTCCGGGTTCAAGTGCAGGTGGGGCCCCCAACCATGGCGTGGAGTGAGGGGCGGGCAGGTCCCCAGATCTGGGCACTGACCAGTTCGCCGCCTACGTTCCAGGACAACGAGGGCTGCCCCGTGGAGGCATCAGTCAAGGACAATGGCAACGGCACCTATAGCTGCTCCTACGTGCCCAGGAAGCCCGTGAAGCACACAGCCATGGTGTCCTGGGGAGGCGTCAGCATCCCTAACAGCCCCTTCCGGGTGAGCCAGCTCTCCGCAGGACTCGAACAGTCCTTAGCACATCTCCCTAGGGTCCCTGTTTGGTTTTCATCTAGATCTGTTCCATATAAACTGAGTCCCCTACAACTCACCCATCTCAAGCACACAGCTCAGTAGTTCTGAGTCCTTTCAGAGCTGTGCAGTCCTCACCACAATTGAAGGCTATATCGTTTCCATCATCCCAAACAGACATTCCTCTGCCCCGAAATCTTCCTCCCCCTGCCCTAAGCAACCACTAACCTGCTTCCTGACTGTGGGCTTGTCTGTTCTGGACATTTGCTAGAGATCGAATCGTGCAATATCTGGCCTCTTGTATCCGGTTGCTTTCACTCAACGTTATGTTTTCATTGTGGTTCTTCTACACATTAGCATGAATCCGTActtcctgccttttctttctggtttttttttttttaattgttatggactttttttttaagagaggaagagagagagtgaatgacaggaacatcaatctcttcctgtatgtgccttgagcaaggATCGAACggccaacctctgtgctttaggatgatgctctaaccaattgagctatccagccagggccgttttgtttttgcttttaagattttatttactgattttagaggaaagagggagagagagagagaaagagagaaagagggatagaagTGGAGGggggcaagaagcatcagctcatagttgcttcgcatatgtgccttgactgggaaagcccggggatttgaaccggcgacctcagcattccaggtcgacgccccatCCACCGCACTGCCGCAGGCCAGGCGCTTACCACCTCTTCatggctgaatgatattccattgtgtggattaGACCACATTTTATTCAGTTATTCTTTGATGGGCCGTTGGTATGTTttaccttttggctgttgtgagtaGTGCCACTATGATCATTTGGGTACAAGTGTGCAGCCAGTGATCTCATATGGTCATTTTATGGTTAATCATTTGAGGAGCCACTAGAGCCCTTCCCAAGGTGGTTGCACATTTTGCGTGTCAGCCAGCAGTGGAGGAAGGAACCCCCTGCCTCTGTAGGCTGGTCACGCCCTTGCACTTCCCTTTGTCCCGTGCAGGTGAACGTGGGAGCTGGCAGCCACCCAAACAAGGTCAAGGTGTATGGCCCAGGAGTGGCCAAGACAGGACTGAAGGCTCATGAGCCCACCTACTTCACTGTGGACTGCACGGAAGCCGGCCAGGGTAAGGCCCTGCCTCCGGGGGGTGGACGAGCAGGCGAGGCGTCGACACGAGGCCCCAGCCTCCACTCCCTCTCCTGCTACAGGCGATGTCAGCATCGGCATCAAGTGTGCCCCTGGCGTGGTTGGCCCCGCCGAGGCCGACATCGACTTTGACATCATTCGCAATGACAATGACACCTTTACGGTCAAGTACACGCCCCGTGGGGCTGGCAGCTACACCATCATGGTTCTCTTTGCTGACCAGGTGGGTGTTGCTGCTTCCCACCCCTCACACTGCTGGGTGTTGGGGCGCCGCTCTCCTCTCAGGCCTCTGCTCTCGCCCGCTGCAGGCCACACCGACCAGCCCCATCCGCGTCAAGGTGGAGCCCTCCCATGACGCCAGCAAGGTGAAGGCCGAGGGCCCTGGCCTCAGCCGCACTGGTGAGGAGGAGCACCCTCTGGGGAGGTCAGGGACCTCAAGGAGGATTGGGGCCAAGTGACCCGACGTGGCCACTTTGTTTCTTCAGGCGTTGAGCTTGGCAAACCCACCCACTTCACGGTCAATGCCAAAGCCGCCGGCAAAGGCAAACTGGACGTCCAGTTCTCAGGGCTGGCCAAGGGGGATGCAGTGCATGACGTGGACATCATTGACCACCATGATAACACCTACATGGTCAAGTACACTCCTGTACAGCAGGTAGCTGCCCTAACCCCTCCCCGCGCAGCTGCACCCGCTCACTACAGCACCAAGCCCTGGCACCCAGACGGTCAACTACGTGCCCAGCCGTGAAGGGCCCTACAGCATCTCCGTGCTCTATGGGGATGAGGAGGTGCCCCGCAGATAAGAGGGCATCCATTGCCAGGGTAGGGGTGTCAGGTGGAGCATCAAGAGCCTTCTTAACCACTCACAAAACCCTGGCCCAACAAACAGCCCCTTCAAGGTCAAGGTGCTGCCTACACACGATGCCAGCAAAGTGAAGGCTAGTGGCCCTGGGCTCAACACCACCGGCGTGCCCGCCAGCCTCCCTGTGGAGTTCACCATTGATGCAAAGGATGCTGGGGAAGGCCGGCTGGCTGTCCAGATCACGGTGAGCTGGCTT from Saccopteryx leptura isolate mSacLep1 chromosome X, mSacLep1_pri_phased_curated, whole genome shotgun sequence includes:
- the LOC136386290 gene encoding filamin-A-like; this encodes MSGGTPHKHYLGLQLRWRGLSPFKADIREAPQDFHPDRVKARGPGLEKTGVAVNKPAEFTVDAKHGGKAPLRVQVQDNEGCPVEASVKDNGNGTYSCSYVPRKPVKHTAMVSWGGVSIPNSPFRVNVGAGSHPNKVKVYGPGVAKTGLKAHEPTYFTVDCTEAGQGDVSIGIKCAPGVVGPAEADIDFDIIRNDNDTFTVKYTPRGAGSYTIMVLFADQATPTSPIRVKVEPSHDASKVKAEGPGLSRTGVELGKPTHFTVNAKAAGKGKLDVQFSGLAKGDAVHDVDIIDHHDNTYMVKYTPVQQTVNYVPSREGPYSISVLYGDEEVKVLPTHDASKVKASGPGLNTTGVPASLPVEFTIDAKDAGEGRLAVQITSTLLGGAPAGKGVAQLGEGGSSAPPALHGLAFVGRLPPRGKTAGQAGPPHRSSCPRLKDGKVAQPGSGRGTDPRGKASKPHLGLRFRSWETESLAPLKPAVLGFRKGTAARDGASSCHQGPQCCQQ